GTGAATGAAGCCATCAAGCAAAATGAAACCGAGAAAAAATACTTATGCTTGGTCAACGGTTTTCTAAAAAAGAAAGAAGCCACTATGACTGCTTATCACTATAAAGACGAAGTGAAAAAACAAGTCTTTGTGTCTGATCATAAAAAAGACGGCTACAAGGAAATGATTACCAGATATCGGGTGCTAAAAGAAACCAACTTACATAATTGCCCCGTGTCTTTGGTGGAAGTTCACTTAATCACGGGCAGAACCCATCAGATTCGTGCCCATTTTGCCCATATCGGACATCCCTTAATCGGAGACGGAAAGTACGGCAGAAACGAAACCAACAAAAAGTTCAACGCCAAATATCAGTATCTTTATGCCTATCGGTTCCGTTTCACCCTAAAAGACAAGGAAAATCCGCTTTACTATTTGAACGGACGGATTTTTGAGATTGATAAAATTCCCTTTATGGAATGGGAAGGACTAAAAAAATAATCTTTGATGATTTTTCACCTTCAGCATAGGAATGTAGAGGCTGACGTCCCCGACAGCCCGCTGATGTAACCTACGGGACGCCCGGGAGGTCGTCCCCTACAATATGAACTTTCCGAAAGGAATTACCAAAAAATGTTAGAACGCTTACAGGATTATTTAACAAAGCAAAATATCACCCCGACGGACGAAATGATGAATCGTTTTCAGAAGTTCTCAGATTTGCTCAGAGAATGGAACGAAAAAATCAATTTGACCGCCATTACCGAACCCGATGAAATTGAACTCAAGCATTTCATCGACAGCCTGACCATTTTGGAAACAGGAAAGGTGCAAGGTTCGATGATTGATATCGGATGCGGTGCAGGATTCCCCTCCTTTCCGTTAAAAATCGCACGTCCCGATTTAGACGTCACTTTACTGGATTCGTTAAATAAAAGGGTGCTGTTCCAGAATGAAGTCATCAAGGAATTAAACCTTACCGACATCCACACCGTTCACTCCCGCGGAGAAGACGGTGGCAAAAATCCCGACTTAAGAGAACAGTTTGATATTGCCACTGCAAGAGCAGTTTCCTCTCTTCCCTCGCTGATTGAACTGTGTATCCCCTTTGTGAAGGTGGGCGGATATTTTATTGCTTTAAAAGGTTCCAGTGTGGAAGAGGAAATTGCCGCTTCCAAAAAGGCATTAAAAGAACTGAATGCCGAAATTGAAACGGTACTTTCCTTTACTCTTCCCCACTCGGAAGACAAACGAAACATCGTGGTGATAAAAAAGCTGGCAAAAACCTTGCCAAAATACCCCCGAAACGCCCCAAAACCCATTAAGCAACCGCTATAAGAAAGGACTACTATTATGTTTATTGATATTAAAAACAGACGAGAAGTGTTCTGGGAAGATTCTATGATTATTCCCGAACATACCACCGCAGAGCTGAAACTACATAACCCCGTAAAAAAAGAACACATTCTCACCTTTGATGCACCCTGGGAAACCGCAGGGGTTGGCTATGCAATCACCGTAAAAGACGGCGACTTATTCCGAATGTATTATGTGTGTGAAGTTCCTGAAACCTTCGGCGTGTATTCCACCCGTGTGGTTTGTATGATGGAATCTTATGATGGCAGAACCTGGACCCGTCCCAACTTAGGTCTGCACGAATGCAACGGAAGCAAAGAAAACAACATTATTTTGGTGGCTCAAAAAAGCGAAACCTTAGAAGAACCCTTTGATAACTTCTTTGTGTTTATTGACGAAAATCCCGATTGTAAGCCGGAAGAAAAGTTTAAAGCCCTGGCTCTTTGCCGCAACTTAGAGGAAAAAGAACACATTCACTGGTTAAGCCCCCGTGAACTGTGGTTATACACTTCTGCCGACGGCATCCATTTTACAAGAAACCGCTTGGTGGTGGATTCCGACTTTGTGGGCAGAGGCGGATTTGACAGCATCAATACCGCTTGGTGGGACAAAGACGACAACAAATACCATTGCTTTGTGCGTGTGTTTATGAAAGACAGAGTTCGTGACATCAAGTATATGGAATCTACTGATTTTCAAAACTGGTCCGAACCCATCCTTTTAAACTACGGCGAAAGCGAAGAATACGAATTATACACCAATCACATTATGAAATATTACCGTGCACCTCACATGTTTATCGGGTTCCCCGAACGGTATATTGAAAGACCGTCTTTGGGCAAAAACTTTGAGCAGATGAACGGCGAAGAAGGGGCTCGTTTACGAAAAGAACGTGCCGAAAATTTATCCCTTCGCATCGGTACCGCTGTGACGGAAGGTATCTTTATGTGTTCCCGTGACGGTTTAAACTGGAAACGCTATGACGATATGTTCTTCCCTCTGCAGCAGGAACATACCCATAACTGGGCATACGGGGACTACAGTTGCCCTATGTATCCTTTCTTAGAAACCGATATGCCTGCCCCCTGGGATGGCAAGGAAATCTCCTTCTATGTACCCGAGGGTTCCTTCTCTCCCAATCCTCATAAATTATACCGTCATTCGATCCGTTTGGACGGTTTTGCATCTTACCATGCAGACTATGACGTGAAACAGGTTACCACCAAATCCATTCTGTTTACGGGAAATGAGCTCCACTTGAACTTCTCCACCTCCGCTTTAGGCTGGATTTACGTGGATGTGCTGGATGCCAACAACAAACCCTTAGAAGGTTGGCACAGCTGTGAATTATTTGGCAACACCACCGACAGAACCGTATATTTTGGTGATTCCAAAGACGTATCGTCCTTACAGGGCAAAGTCATCCGTCTGCGCTTTACCATGCGTCAGGCAGACATTTACTCCTACAAATTTGAATAACTGATCAAATTACTATACCTAACAAGACAAAAGAAAGGGACACACTATGTTTATTGACATCAAAAACAGACGAGAAGTTTTTTGGGATGATTCCATGATTATTCCCGAACACACCACCGCAGAATTAAAACTGCATCACCCTGTGAAAAAAGAATTTGCACTTGCCTTTGATGCTCCCTGGGAAGCAGCAGGCGTGGCTTATCCCATGACCGTAAAAGACGGCGACATCTACCGTATGTATTACGTTGCATCCCGCCCCAATATGCACGGGGCAGTGGGTACCCGTATTGTTTGTATGATGGAATCCACCGACTATGTCAACTGGACCCGTCCCAACGTTGGTCTTCACGAATACGAGGGCAGCACCGACAACAATATTATTTTGGTAAACTCCAATAACGATGACTACGGCGAACCCTTTGATAACTTCTTCGTGTTTATTGACGAAAATCCCGCTTGCTTACCCGAAGAAAAATACAAAGCCATTGCACTCTGCTACGATTACCACAAGCACAACCGTACCCATTGGCTGAGCCAACGTGAAATGTGGTGCTACACTTCTCCCGACGGCATCCATTTTAAACGAAGCTTTTTGGTAATGGATTCCGACACTGCAGTCCGTGGCGGATTTGACAGTCAGAACGTGGCATGGTGGGATAAAGAAGACCAAAAATATCACTGCTTTATCCGTGTGTTTATGAAAGATAGAGTGCGAGACATCAAATATATGCACTCCACCGATTTTAAAAACTGGTCAGAGCCGGTGCTGTTAAACTATGGCGAAAGCGAAGAATATCAGCTTTATACCAACGAAATTATGAAATACCCCAGAGCGCCCCATATGTTTATCGGGTTCCCCATGCGCTATGTGGAACGAACCTCTTTAGGCAAAAACTTTGAGCAGATGGGTGGCGAAGAAGGAAAACGTCTCCGCTGGGATCGTGCCGAAACCAAAGAATTAAGAATGGGTACCGCTATCACCGACTGTCTGTTTATGTGTTCCCGTGACGGGATGAACTGGAAACGTTATGACGAAATGTTTTTAGAACGGGAAGAAGAACATCCCTATAACTGGTCCTATGGTGATTTTTCCACCCCCGTTTATCCCTTTATTGAAACCAAAATGCCCGAACCCTGGGAAGGAAACGAACTTTCTTTCTTTGTGCAGGAATTTGCGCGTCCCGGGCTCCCGGCAAACTTGTACCGTCATTGTATCCGTTTA
This is a stretch of genomic DNA from Oscillospiraceae bacterium. It encodes these proteins:
- the rsmG gene encoding 16S rRNA (guanine(527)-N(7))-methyltransferase RsmG, with product MLERLQDYLTKQNITPTDEMMNRFQKFSDLLREWNEKINLTAITEPDEIELKHFIDSLTILETGKVQGSMIDIGCGAGFPSFPLKIARPDLDVTLLDSLNKRVLFQNEVIKELNLTDIHTVHSRGEDGGKNPDLREQFDIATARAVSSLPSLIELCIPFVKVGGYFIALKGSSVEEEIAASKKALKELNAEIETVLSFTLPHSEDKRNIVVIKKLAKTLPKYPRNAPKPIKQPL